Sequence from the Anaerotignum faecicola genome:
CGGACTCCGTACCAGCCGGGGACAATGGAAGAATGGGCGGCAATGGTGCCCCGTCTGAACCGCTGACGCCTGCGGAACGCGTTGTGCTTCCCGAGGCTCAGTTGGAGGATTTAAATCTTGTCCGCAATGAATGGGGAAAGATTGTAAAAGATCTGGGCGGCCCAATTCGGGCCAGCTTCCGGGATACGGTGGTGGAACCGGCGGGAGACAGTTGTCTCTGCGTTGTATTTACGGATCAGAGTAATTTTATTATCGGCAGCCGTCCGACGACTCTGGGAGAC
This genomic interval carries:
- a CDS encoding DNA polymerase III subunit gamma/tau: DSVPAGDNGRMGGNGAPSEPLTPAERVVLPEAQLEDLNLVRNEWGKIVKDLGGPIRASFRDTVVEPAGDSCLCVVFTDQSNFIIGSRPTTLGDIERYVEEHYQKSIYFKARLRGGGERLDTIYVSDEELKENIHMDIIIED